One genomic segment of Amycolatopsis granulosa includes these proteins:
- a CDS encoding F0F1 ATP synthase subunit gamma — MMAQLRELRAKIRATKSIGKITKAMELIATSRIGRAQARVEASRPYATEITKVLSALAGGAASLDDPFLVQRPNPKRAAVLVVTSDKGLCGGYNTNVLRATEELLSLLRSEGKEPLVYVIGGKGLNYYRFRGREVAGSWTGFSDQPHYENAAAAGETLTKAFLAGADDTGAGTGEDGVLGVDEVHIVYTEFKSMLTQTPVAKRMAPLEIEYAEEGAEPAPGDILPAYEFEPSADRLLSALLPKYINTRIFSALLESAASELAARRTAMKSASDNAKDLVDTYTRLANQARQAQITQEISEIVGGADALAAVGSDE, encoded by the coding sequence CTGATGGCGCAACTTCGCGAGCTCCGGGCAAAGATCCGGGCGACGAAATCGATCGGCAAGATCACCAAGGCGATGGAGCTGATCGCCACCTCGCGGATCGGCCGTGCGCAGGCACGGGTCGAGGCTTCGCGCCCGTACGCCACGGAGATCACCAAGGTGCTCTCCGCCCTGGCGGGCGGGGCCGCGAGCCTCGACGACCCGTTCCTCGTGCAGCGGCCGAACCCGAAGCGGGCGGCCGTGCTGGTGGTGACCAGTGACAAGGGCCTGTGCGGTGGTTACAACACCAACGTGCTGCGGGCGACCGAGGAGCTGCTTTCGCTGCTGCGGTCCGAGGGCAAGGAGCCGCTGGTCTACGTGATCGGCGGTAAGGGCCTGAACTACTACCGGTTCCGGGGCCGCGAGGTCGCCGGCAGCTGGACGGGCTTCTCGGACCAGCCGCACTACGAGAACGCCGCGGCGGCGGGGGAGACCCTGACCAAGGCGTTCCTCGCCGGTGCGGACGACACCGGGGCCGGTACGGGCGAGGACGGCGTTCTCGGCGTGGACGAGGTGCACATCGTGTACACCGAGTTCAAGTCGATGCTGACCCAGACCCCGGTCGCGAAGCGGATGGCGCCGCTGGAGATCGAGTACGCCGAGGAGGGTGCCGAGCCCGCCCCGGGCGACATCCTTCCCGCGTACGAGTTCGAGCCCAGTGCGGACCGGCTGCTGTCGGCCCTGCTGCCGAAGTACATCAACACGCGGATCTTTTCGGCGCTGCTGGAGTCGGCCGCTTCCGAGCTGGCCGCCCGCCGCACCGCCATGAAGTCGGCGTCGGACAACGCCAAGGACCTCGTGGACACCTACACCCGGCTGGCCAACCAGGCCCGGCAGGCCCAGATCACGCAGGAGATCAGCGAAATCGTCGGTGGGGCCGATGCGCTCGCCGCTGTAGGAAGTGATGAGTAG
- the atpA gene encoding F0F1 ATP synthase subunit alpha has protein sequence MAELTISSDEIRSAIENYVSSYSPEVNREEVGVVVDTGDGVAHVEGLPSTMANELLEFPGGILGVAQNLEPRRIGVVILGNYESIEEGQEVKRTGQILSIPVGEGFLGRVIDPLGKPIDGLGDIVAEDRRALELQAASVVQRQPVSEPLQTGITAIDAMTPIGRGQRQLIIGDRKTGKTAVCVDTIINQKANWATGDPSKQVRCIYVAVGQKGSTIAGVRKSLEDAGALEYTTIVAAPASDSAGFKWLAPYTGSALGQHWMYQGKHVLIVFDDLTKQADAYRAISLLLRRPPGREAFPGDVFYLHSRLLERCAKLSDELGGGSLTGLPVIETKANDISAYIPTNVISITDGQCFFQSDLFNSGQRPAVDVTTSVSRVGGDAQIKAMKTVSGSLRIDLSQYQELQAFAAFASDLDPTSRAQLDRGARLYEVLKQPQYSPIPVEQQVVTVFLGTKGQFDDVPVEDVARFNTELLENIRHKHDDILAEIRDKGKWTDELAERVITATTEFKKGFTTSSGEQLVNEAEAEAMDADKVGQETVKVNKPAPTK, from the coding sequence ATGGCGGAGCTGACGATCTCCTCGGACGAGATCCGTAGCGCGATCGAGAACTACGTCTCGAGTTACTCACCCGAAGTCAACCGGGAAGAGGTCGGCGTCGTCGTGGACACCGGCGACGGCGTGGCCCACGTCGAGGGTCTGCCCTCGACGATGGCCAACGAGCTGCTGGAGTTCCCCGGCGGCATCCTGGGCGTGGCCCAGAACCTGGAGCCGCGCCGGATCGGTGTCGTCATCCTCGGTAACTACGAGTCGATCGAGGAAGGCCAGGAGGTCAAGCGCACCGGCCAGATCCTCTCGATCCCGGTCGGCGAGGGCTTCCTGGGCCGGGTCATCGACCCGCTCGGCAAGCCGATCGACGGCCTCGGCGACATCGTGGCCGAGGACCGCCGCGCCCTCGAGCTGCAGGCCGCGTCGGTCGTGCAGCGCCAGCCGGTGTCCGAGCCGCTGCAGACCGGCATCACCGCCATCGACGCGATGACCCCGATCGGCCGCGGACAGCGTCAGCTGATCATCGGCGACCGCAAGACCGGCAAGACCGCGGTCTGCGTCGACACGATCATCAACCAGAAGGCCAACTGGGCGACCGGTGACCCGAGCAAGCAGGTCCGCTGCATCTACGTCGCGGTCGGCCAGAAGGGTTCCACCATCGCCGGTGTCCGCAAGTCCCTGGAGGACGCGGGCGCGCTGGAGTACACCACGATCGTCGCGGCCCCCGCGTCGGACTCCGCCGGCTTCAAGTGGCTCGCCCCCTACACCGGGTCGGCGCTCGGCCAGCACTGGATGTACCAGGGCAAGCACGTCCTGATCGTGTTCGACGACCTGACCAAGCAGGCCGACGCCTACCGCGCCATCTCGCTGCTGCTGCGCCGCCCGCCGGGCCGCGAGGCGTTCCCCGGCGACGTCTTCTACTTGCACTCGCGGCTGCTCGAGCGGTGCGCGAAGCTGTCGGACGAGCTGGGTGGCGGCTCGCTGACCGGTCTGCCGGTCATCGAGACCAAGGCCAACGACATCTCGGCCTACATCCCCACCAACGTCATCTCGATCACCGACGGGCAGTGCTTCTTCCAGTCCGACCTGTTCAACTCGGGTCAGCGCCCCGCGGTCGACGTGACCACCTCGGTGTCCCGGGTGGGTGGTGACGCGCAGATCAAGGCGATGAAGACGGTGTCCGGTTCGCTGCGGATCGACCTGTCGCAGTACCAGGAGCTGCAGGCGTTCGCCGCCTTCGCCTCCGACCTGGACCCGACCTCGCGCGCCCAGCTGGACCGCGGTGCCCGCCTCTACGAGGTGCTCAAGCAGCCGCAGTACTCGCCGATCCCGGTGGAGCAGCAGGTCGTCACGGTGTTCCTCGGCACCAAGGGCCAGTTCGACGACGTGCCGGTGGAGGACGTGGCCCGGTTCAACACCGAGCTGCTGGAGAACATCCGCCACAAGCACGACGACATCCTCGCCGAGATCCGCGACAAGGGTAAGTGGACCGACGAGCTCGCCGAGCGCGTCATCACCGCGACCACGGAGTTCAAGAAGGGCTTCACCACCTCCTCGGGTGAGCAGCTCGTGAACGAGGCCGAGGCCGAGGCGATGGACGCCGACAAGGTGGGGCAGGAGACCGTCAAGGTCAACAAGCCCGCCCCGACGAAGTGA
- a CDS encoding F0F1 ATP synthase subunit delta has translation MTLHAASREALASAETRLAEVTGGAGTDPAALGNELLAVVDLLGREIGLRRAVADASSDPRARTRLVHAVLTGKVSEQTLRVLDAVVEARWSSPRELVDGVESLGRNALLTAAERAGKLDAVEDQLFRIARIVVSNPELEQTLSDQTASGDAKRRLVRELLQGKVDDVALALVEQVVGRSAGRSVGYSLDELVELASQRRERSVAYVTSASELSAEQRERLAEQLRRIYGRPIGLHVEVDRRLGGGLVVRVGDEVIDGSAAGRIAELRRQLA, from the coding sequence CTGACGCTGCACGCCGCGAGCCGCGAGGCGCTCGCCTCGGCCGAGACCCGGCTCGCCGAGGTCACCGGCGGGGCCGGCACCGACCCGGCCGCCCTCGGCAACGAGCTGCTGGCCGTGGTCGACCTGCTCGGCAGGGAGATCGGGCTGCGTCGCGCGGTCGCCGACGCCTCGTCCGACCCGCGCGCCCGCACACGGCTGGTTCACGCGGTGCTGACCGGGAAGGTGTCCGAGCAGACCTTGCGTGTGCTCGACGCCGTGGTCGAGGCCCGCTGGTCCAGCCCGCGGGAACTGGTCGACGGAGTGGAGTCGCTCGGCCGCAACGCGTTGCTCACCGCCGCGGAGCGGGCCGGAAAACTGGACGCCGTCGAGGACCAGTTGTTCCGCATCGCCCGTATCGTGGTGAGCAACCCGGAGCTGGAGCAGACGCTGTCCGACCAGACGGCATCCGGCGACGCGAAGCGCAGGCTGGTGCGCGAGCTGCTGCAGGGCAAGGTGGACGACGTCGCCCTCGCCCTCGTGGAGCAGGTCGTCGGCCGGTCGGCGGGCCGCAGCGTCGGGTACAGCCTGGACGAGCTGGTCGAGCTGGCCTCGCAGCGCCGTGAGCGCTCGGTCGCGTACGTCACGAGCGCGAGCGAGCTGTCCGCGGAGCAGCGGGAGCGGCTGGCCGAGCAGCTGCGCCGGATCTACGGGCGGCCGATCGGGCTGCACGTCGAGGTCGACCGCCGCCTCGGTGGCGGGCTCGTCGTCCGCGTGGGCGACGAGGTCATCGACGGCAGCGCCGCGGGCCGGATCGCCGAGCTGCGCCGGCAGCTGGCCTGA
- a CDS encoding F0F1 ATP synthase subunit B translates to MVKTQIVLAAEQAPNPVLPHVSEIILGLVAFLILLWLLKKFAVPRFEKMYEERTAAIEGGIAKAEKAQAEAEEALAKYQAQLKDAYSEAAKIRDDARLEAERIKEELRAEAQDEAARIIAQGHAALQAQKAQIVTELRNELGRNSIELASRIVGEHLEDEVRRRGTVDRFLAELGSSAGNGAGK, encoded by the coding sequence GTGGTGAAGACCCAGATCGTGCTGGCCGCCGAGCAAGCGCCGAACCCGGTGCTGCCGCACGTCAGCGAGATCATCCTCGGCCTGGTCGCCTTCCTGATCCTGCTGTGGCTGCTCAAGAAGTTCGCCGTGCCGCGCTTCGAGAAGATGTACGAAGAGCGCACCGCGGCCATCGAGGGTGGCATCGCCAAGGCGGAGAAGGCGCAGGCCGAAGCCGAAGAGGCGCTCGCGAAGTACCAGGCGCAGCTCAAGGACGCCTACTCCGAGGCCGCCAAGATCCGTGACGACGCCCGTCTCGAGGCGGAGCGGATCAAGGAGGAGCTGCGGGCCGAGGCCCAGGACGAGGCCGCCCGGATCATCGCGCAGGGTCACGCCGCGCTGCAGGCGCAGAAGGCACAGATCGTCACGGAGCTGCGCAACGAGCTGGGCCGGAACTCGATCGAGCTGGCGAGCCGGATCGTCGGGGAGCACCTCGAGGACGAGGTTCGCCGCCGGGGCACGGTCGACCGGTTCCTCGCCGAGCTCGGCAGCAGCGCCGGTAACGGAGCGGGGAAGTAG
- a CDS encoding ATP F0F1 synthase subunit C, producing the protein MSNIVLAEAASSINPGLAAIGYGLGAIGPGIGVGLIWAAVINGTARQPEAQGKLMGIAWTTFVLTEVLALIGLVVYFIASAA; encoded by the coding sequence GTGAGCAACATCGTTCTCGCCGAGGCCGCCAGCAGCATCAACCCCGGTCTCGCCGCCATCGGCTACGGCCTCGGCGCGATCGGGCCGGGCATCGGTGTGGGTCTGATCTGGGCCGCGGTCATCAACGGCACCGCCCGTCAGCCGGAGGCCCAGGGCAAGCTCATGGGTATCGCCTGGACCACCTTCGTGCTTACCGAGGTGCTCGCCCTGATCGGTCTGGTCGTCTACTTCATCGCCTCCGCCGCCTGA
- the atpB gene encoding F0F1 ATP synthase subunit A, giving the protein MGALVLAAGDTFTPPGAGDFELPSIFLGVTKPMILIVLSVIIIAAFFLLATRKLKVVPGKGQFVAEYVYDFARNGIAREQIGSKDFKPFIPLVLTLFSFVLVNNVFGIIPIFQFPTFAHIGFPLALSLFVVYPVYHYVGFKRHGFVGYLKHATVPPGAPALIYLLLTPIEFLQKFVLNPLTLAVRVFAAMFAGHLILLVFTVAGEFLLLHAGGVFKPISVVSWAFAILMTFVEALIQVIQAYVFAVLSANYIGAALAEDH; this is encoded by the coding sequence TTGGGCGCGCTGGTATTGGCCGCGGGCGACACGTTCACGCCCCCGGGTGCCGGAGATTTCGAGCTGCCGTCGATCTTCCTCGGCGTCACCAAGCCGATGATCCTCATCGTGCTGTCGGTGATCATCATCGCGGCCTTCTTCCTGCTGGCGACCCGCAAGCTGAAGGTCGTCCCGGGCAAGGGGCAGTTCGTCGCCGAGTACGTCTACGACTTCGCGCGCAACGGCATCGCCCGTGAGCAGATCGGGTCGAAGGACTTCAAGCCGTTCATCCCGCTGGTGCTGACGTTGTTCAGCTTCGTGCTGGTGAACAACGTGTTCGGGATCATCCCGATCTTCCAGTTCCCCACCTTCGCGCACATCGGCTTCCCGCTCGCGCTGTCGCTGTTCGTCGTGTACCCGGTCTACCACTACGTCGGGTTCAAGCGGCACGGTTTCGTCGGCTACCTCAAGCACGCGACCGTCCCGCCGGGCGCGCCGGCCCTGATCTACCTGCTGCTGACGCCGATCGAGTTCCTGCAGAAGTTCGTCCTCAACCCGCTCACCCTGGCGGTCCGGGTGTTCGCCGCGATGTTCGCCGGCCACCTGATCCTGCTCGTGTTCACGGTTGCGGGTGAGTTCCTGCTTCTCCACGCCGGAGGCGTGTTCAAGCCGATCTCGGTGGTCTCGTGGGCGTTCGCGATCCTGATGACCTTCGTGGAAGCGCTGATCCAGGTGATCCAGGCGTACGTGTTCGCCGTGCTGTCGGCGAACTACATCGGCGCCGCGCTCGCCGAAGACCACTAG
- a CDS encoding glycosyltransferase family 4 protein, with product MTPVTTAGLPIREYILVGLIAATLTFLLTGVIRRLAIRLGAIANPRARDVHVIPIPRMGGVGMYLGVVGGMAMAHQLPVLRRAFDFSLDPVGVLIGGGVIVLIGALDDRFEIDAWTKLAGQVMCAGILVIFGVQWNVFWVPWGGNGDALGSVVTLDNNQGGLLMVLLVVVLVNALNFVDGLDGLAAGLGFIAAAATCAFSLGLLHSQGGDVGVYPPALIAATLAGACLGFLPHNFQPAKIFMGDSGSMMIGLMLAGATTSASGKISYTRFGGSDALALLSPLLVVVAVLFLPVLDLLMAVVRRTRRGESPFAADKMHLHHRLLEIGHSQRRAVLLIYLWAGLLGFGAVSVTLFDTTAVFWIVGVGLVLAGIVSVIPRLRSRNQGVS from the coding sequence ATGACTCCCGTAACGACCGCCGGCCTCCCGATCCGGGAGTACATCCTGGTCGGCCTCATCGCCGCGACCCTGACCTTCCTGCTCACGGGCGTCATCCGCCGCCTGGCGATCCGCCTCGGTGCGATCGCCAACCCGCGCGCCCGCGACGTGCACGTCATCCCGATCCCGCGCATGGGCGGCGTCGGCATGTACCTGGGCGTGGTCGGCGGGATGGCGATGGCTCACCAGCTGCCCGTGCTGCGCCGCGCGTTCGACTTCTCGCTCGACCCGGTCGGCGTCCTGATCGGCGGTGGCGTGATCGTCCTGATCGGCGCCCTGGACGACCGGTTCGAGATCGACGCCTGGACCAAGCTCGCCGGACAGGTCATGTGCGCCGGGATCCTGGTCATCTTCGGTGTCCAGTGGAACGTCTTCTGGGTGCCGTGGGGTGGCAACGGCGACGCGCTCGGTTCTGTGGTCACCCTGGACAACAACCAGGGCGGCCTGCTGATGGTGCTGCTGGTCGTGGTGCTGGTCAACGCGCTGAACTTCGTCGACGGACTGGACGGGCTCGCCGCCGGGCTGGGGTTCATCGCGGCGGCCGCGACCTGCGCGTTCTCGCTCGGCCTGCTCCACTCGCAGGGCGGGGACGTCGGCGTCTACCCGCCGGCGCTGATCGCCGCGACGCTGGCCGGCGCGTGCCTGGGCTTCCTGCCGCACAACTTCCAGCCGGCCAAGATCTTCATGGGCGACTCCGGTTCGATGATGATCGGCCTGATGCTGGCCGGTGCCACGACCTCCGCCTCCGGAAAGATCAGCTACACCCGGTTCGGCGGCTCGGACGCGCTGGCTCTGCTGTCGCCGCTGCTGGTCGTCGTCGCGGTGCTGTTCCTGCCGGTGCTGGACCTGCTGATGGCGGTCGTGCGGCGCACCCGGCGCGGCGAGAGCCCGTTCGCGGCGGACAAGATGCACCTGCACCACCGCCTGCTGGAGATCGGGCACTCGCAGCGCCGGGCGGTGCTGCTGATCTACCTGTGGGCCGGTCTGCTCGGCTTCGGCGCGGTCTCGGTGACGCTGTTCGACACCACGGCGGTATTCTGGATTGTCGGCGTGGGCCTCGTCCTCGCCGGCATCGTGTCCGTCATTCCGCGCCTGCGATCGCGGAACCAGGGAGTGTCATGA
- a CDS encoding L-threonylcarbamoyladenylate synthase — protein MSAVYDCNRPETRAEGLAAAASAVRSGRLVVLPTDTVYGIGADAFDSSAVGALLRAKHRGPDLPVGVLVGSWSTVDGLVLGVPPQARALIEAFWPGDLSIVLPHAPSLRWDLGSTRGTVTLRMPLHPVALELLRDVGPMAVSSANVAGRPAPTSVPEAQDQVGESVAVYLDGGPSGEPVPSSVIDLTGAEPVLLRAGAVGAEAISEVLGAPVKTAA, from the coding sequence ATGAGCGCGGTGTACGACTGCAACCGTCCGGAAACGCGGGCGGAGGGGCTGGCCGCGGCGGCGAGCGCGGTGCGTTCGGGGCGCCTGGTCGTGCTGCCCACGGACACGGTGTACGGCATCGGCGCGGACGCCTTCGACTCGTCCGCCGTCGGCGCGCTGCTGCGGGCGAAGCACCGCGGGCCGGACCTGCCCGTCGGCGTCCTGGTCGGCTCTTGGTCCACAGTAGACGGTCTGGTGCTCGGCGTGCCGCCGCAGGCGCGGGCGCTGATCGAGGCGTTCTGGCCCGGGGATCTGTCCATTGTGCTCCCGCACGCGCCGAGCCTGCGCTGGGACCTGGGCAGCACCCGCGGCACCGTCACGCTCCGGATGCCGCTGCACCCGGTCGCGCTGGAGCTGCTGCGCGACGTCGGCCCGATGGCCGTCTCCAGCGCCAACGTGGCCGGGCGGCCCGCGCCGACCAGCGTGCCGGAGGCGCAGGACCAGGTGGGGGAGTCGGTCGCGGTCTACCTCGACGGCGGGCCCAGCGGTGAACCGGTGCCCTCGTCGGTCATCGACCTGACCGGGGCTGAGCCCGTCCTGCTCCGGGCGGGCGCGGTCGGTGCCGAGGCGATCTCGGAGGTGCTCGGCGCGCCGGTGAAGACCGCGGCCTGA